A single window of Meiothermus sp. DNA harbors:
- a CDS encoding endo alpha-1,4 polygalactosaminidase yields the protein MNTTPAKAKPLAFYYGQGRLEQLCRYQKVVLQTWAYTSEDLAFLRSQRTLPLAYLSLGEDQPTPSPWHRDARNLDWNTVYVDPAHPEWVVSRLDEAQKAMNMGFEGLFLDTLDTVALFPQDRTIMLGLIAQLREKLGARLIFANRGFHLLPELATLVNGVVLESFSTTWTPWGYRVLPAFELEYNLSCLFRLQGYPLELYALDYANNLWLEGYARLRAMYYGLPTFVSNRELTRL from the coding sequence ATGAACACCACACCTGCTAAAGCCAAACCCCTGGCCTTCTACTATGGGCAGGGTCGGCTAGAGCAATTGTGCCGTTATCAAAAAGTGGTGTTGCAGACCTGGGCTTATACATCAGAAGATTTGGCTTTTTTGCGTAGCCAGCGAACCCTACCCCTGGCCTACTTAAGCCTGGGTGAAGACCAGCCCACTCCCTCGCCCTGGCACCGCGATGCCCGCAACCTGGACTGGAATACAGTGTATGTAGATCCTGCCCATCCCGAGTGGGTCGTGAGCCGACTGGATGAGGCGCAGAAAGCGATGAATATGGGCTTTGAAGGTTTATTTCTGGACACCTTGGATACTGTTGCCCTATTTCCTCAGGATCGGACTATTATGCTGGGTCTCATCGCCCAACTACGGGAAAAGCTGGGAGCCCGACTGATATTCGCCAACCGAGGCTTCCATCTCTTGCCCGAACTGGCAACTCTGGTGAACGGGGTAGTTCTGGAGTCGTTTTCTACCACATGGACGCCCTGGGGCTATCGGGTGTTGCCCGCATTCGAACTCGAGTACAACCTAAGTTGCCTGTTCAGGCTCCAGGGGTATCCCCTCGAGCTTTATGCGCTGGACTACGCCAACAACCTCTGGCTCGAGGGGTATGCCCGTCTACGGGCGATGTACTATGGACTCCCCACCTTTGTGAGCAACCGTGAACTCACCCGTCTGTAG
- the pelF gene encoding GT4 family glycosyltransferase PelF, with protein sequence MRIALITEGTYPFVVGGVSVWCDQLIRGLSDFEFEVIALTGNGLETPAYPSPPNLKGVVNFPLWNTVRRSRSRQRPSRWFAQVHQSFVSALVQPNWGTTYFLWALRAMAGYAQQANLGEALLSEAALGRLIKAWKGHHPQDLSDAPLPDLTLHDALMASQLIEHLLRPLQLIPPKAEVYHAVSNGPAALVGMLGKWHYRAPFVLTEHGVYLRERYLSYLQAPYSSSVQILILNFFRLLSSAAYRMADLIVPVSEYNRRWEERNGAFPSSIRPIHNGIDPALFPPPEKEPEVPTLTFVGRIDPLKDLHTLIESFAYTKEHVPNARLRMFGPTPAGNERYRESCEKLIEELGLQGAATFEGRISPAARGYQAGHVAVLSSISESFPYAVIEAMSCARATVSTDVGGVAEAVGDAGILVPARDPVAMGKACVELLTDDQRRIAMGKAARERVLKHFTLERFLNDYRKMYHDVVFFSSTPKIPTEPKTPTELLVAAKS encoded by the coding sequence ATGAGAATTGCACTGATCACTGAAGGAACCTACCCCTTTGTGGTGGGCGGGGTGAGCGTTTGGTGCGATCAACTCATTCGTGGCCTGAGCGATTTTGAGTTCGAGGTAATTGCTCTGACCGGCAATGGCCTGGAAACACCGGCTTATCCGTCACCCCCAAACCTGAAAGGTGTGGTCAACTTTCCCTTATGGAATACGGTTCGCCGGAGTCGCTCGAGGCAGCGTCCTTCCCGCTGGTTTGCCCAAGTACATCAAAGCTTTGTGAGTGCACTGGTGCAGCCCAACTGGGGCACCACTTATTTTCTGTGGGCTTTGCGGGCTATGGCTGGCTATGCTCAGCAAGCCAACCTGGGTGAGGCTTTGTTGAGTGAAGCGGCCCTGGGGCGGCTGATCAAGGCCTGGAAAGGGCACCACCCTCAAGACCTCTCCGATGCTCCACTACCCGATCTGACCCTACATGATGCGCTTATGGCCTCACAGTTGATTGAGCATTTGCTGCGTCCTCTGCAGTTAATTCCTCCCAAAGCCGAGGTTTACCATGCTGTTTCTAACGGACCTGCGGCGTTGGTCGGCATGCTGGGGAAATGGCATTACCGAGCCCCGTTCGTTTTGACTGAGCATGGGGTCTATCTTCGCGAACGTTACCTGAGTTATCTGCAAGCACCCTATAGTTCATCGGTGCAAATCCTAATCTTGAACTTTTTTCGCTTGCTCTCGAGTGCAGCTTACCGGATGGCCGACTTAATTGTGCCGGTTTCGGAGTACAATCGTCGTTGGGAAGAACGTAATGGGGCCTTCCCTTCCTCGATTCGCCCCATTCACAACGGAATTGACCCCGCGCTGTTCCCACCCCCCGAAAAAGAGCCTGAGGTGCCGACCCTGACCTTTGTGGGTCGTATAGATCCCCTCAAAGACCTGCATACCCTTATCGAGTCGTTTGCCTATACCAAAGAACATGTGCCCAATGCCCGCTTGCGGATGTTCGGCCCTACGCCTGCGGGCAACGAGCGTTACCGTGAAAGCTGTGAAAAGCTCATTGAGGAGCTGGGTTTGCAGGGAGCCGCGACCTTCGAAGGCCGTATCTCCCCGGCTGCACGGGGTTATCAGGCCGGGCACGTGGCGGTTTTGAGCAGCATCTCGGAGAGCTTTCCTTATGCTGTGATCGAGGCTATGTCGTGTGCGCGGGCTACGGTTTCAACTGATGTGGGCGGTGTAGCGGAGGCAGTTGGCGATGCAGGGATTCTGGTACCTGCCCGTGACCCCGTAGCGATGGGAAAAGCGTGTGTCGAACTTCTGACGGATGACCAACGCCGGATTGCAATGGGTAAAGCAGCGCGCGAGAGGGTACTCAAACACTTCACCCTCGAGCGCTTCCTGAACGACTATCGTAAGATGTACCACGACGTGGTTTTTTTTTCGAGTACACCTAAGATTCCTACCGAGCCAAAGACACCTACGGAGTTACTGGTGGCCGCAAAAAGCTGA
- a CDS encoding endo alpha-1,4 polygalactosaminidase: protein MILLMLRLLWILAIAITACGSAPDVTTPNPTPTNPSPPANPTPPTNPTPPATPGSWWKPAVNTTWHIQYTGTLDKTRQVTVYNVDLFDTPASVVQELAARGVKAVCYLSAGSWENWRPDKNQFPPEVLGRNYDGWPGERWLDIRQIDKLAPVLRARLDLCKQKGFVGVDPDNVNGYQNNTGFPLTAQDQIRFNRWLAAEAHQRGLAIGLKNTTELLSQLLNDFDFLVTEECFDQGWCNQTRPMLQASKPVLNIEYTDTRIKSASQFCSNTQNLGIFSILKRRELDGWVEECR, encoded by the coding sequence ATGATTCTGCTTATGCTGCGCCTTTTATGGATTCTGGCTATCGCCATCACCGCTTGTGGCAGCGCCCCCGATGTAACCACCCCAAACCCCACCCCTACCAATCCATCGCCTCCAGCGAACCCTACTCCCCCCACCAATCCCACTCCACCCGCCACCCCAGGCAGTTGGTGGAAACCTGCGGTCAATACCACCTGGCACATCCAGTACACCGGAACGCTGGACAAGACCCGCCAGGTGACGGTTTACAACGTGGATCTGTTCGATACCCCGGCCAGTGTGGTGCAGGAGCTAGCAGCCCGGGGAGTCAAGGCGGTGTGTTATCTGAGTGCAGGCTCCTGGGAGAACTGGCGACCTGACAAGAACCAATTCCCGCCCGAGGTACTGGGCCGCAACTACGACGGCTGGCCCGGTGAGCGCTGGCTGGACATTCGCCAGATTGACAAGCTGGCCCCCGTACTGCGGGCCCGGCTCGATTTGTGCAAGCAAAAAGGCTTCGTGGGGGTAGACCCCGACAACGTGAACGGCTACCAGAACAACACCGGCTTTCCCCTCACGGCCCAGGATCAGATTCGCTTCAACCGCTGGCTGGCGGCAGAAGCCCACCAGCGGGGCCTGGCGATTGGCCTCAAAAACACCACCGAACTGCTCTCGCAGCTCCTCAACGACTTCGATTTCCTCGTCACCGAGGAGTGCTTCGACCAGGGCTGGTGCAACCAGACCCGCCCCATGCTGCAAGCGAGCAAGCCCGTCCTGAACATCGAATACACCGATACCCGCATCAAGAGCGCCTCGCAATTTTGTAGCAACACGCAGAACCTGGGTATTTTCTCCATTCTCAAGCGGCGGGAACTCGACGGTTGGGTGGAGGAGTGCAGGTAA
- a CDS encoding RCC1 domain-containing protein codes for MKNYLLPLAAVLILVGCNPPAQPNLTLTPGQTTLSVAQGNSVEVSLTLTPQNGLSGTVNLALLSPPTGVSLSPASVNISGSAPQSVTLTIATTNATPIQDHPLTLEASQGSLKKTVNFTLKVTGFTVSLNPTNATVNPGQSASTTLTITPQNGFSGTVNLSLQSPPEGVSLSPSSVSVSGSGAQSVALEIQTTGATPLQTHSLTLQASQGNFGASASFELNVVAAPQPNFSIVLNPTSGTVVQGGSPASATLTITPQNNFSGPVNLSLQSPPEGVTVSPASVTVSGPNPQDFTLSFSTTGATPTGPNALTLVATQGSLSKTASFDLTVTSFNISLSKSGTMRAQGQSFSDFDLTLTPVAGFSGTVALSLQSPPSGISIGPASLTASGPVTLSVARTVPEGVYNLTVQASSGGLTRTAPLTLRVLRVNTLVAGGYFSAAVKPNGEVWSWGDNTYGQLGRITTGTSDSTPAWVAPTNDVVSLSLGEYHALALLQDGGVRAVGRDDYGQLGDGATDSSGTNSAPNIVTPSLPSGAKAVAVEAGRYYSLALLSDGTVYAWGRNDVGQLGIGNTTTPQPSPVLISGLTDVIALAAGDDHTLALKSDGSIWAWGDNPNGELGTGNNNPYTNPVLLAGITAKAIAAGGNHSVALLADGTVRTWGFNNHGQLGNGSTTSSNIPVPVTGLSDVVSISAGYEFTLALLSNGTVKSWGDDFSFQLGNGTTTGDQTSPVDVLGIDPGRTARGLAAGIFHGMALLDDGSVVAWGSNVEGQLGDGTNNSSDGAKPASITGVQVPPAPAP; via the coding sequence GTGAAAAACTATCTTTTACCCCTCGCGGCCGTTCTCATACTGGTTGGCTGCAACCCTCCGGCCCAGCCCAACCTGACGCTTACCCCAGGGCAAACCACCCTGAGCGTGGCGCAGGGCAACTCGGTGGAGGTAAGCCTGACCCTCACGCCCCAAAACGGTCTATCGGGCACGGTCAACCTGGCCTTGCTGAGCCCGCCCACAGGCGTTAGCCTTTCGCCCGCGTCGGTGAACATTAGTGGCTCGGCCCCACAAAGCGTAACCCTCACCATCGCCACCACCAACGCCACCCCCATCCAGGATCACCCCCTGACCCTCGAGGCCAGCCAGGGCAGCCTGAAGAAAACCGTGAACTTCACCCTCAAGGTGACAGGCTTTACGGTTTCGCTGAATCCCACCAACGCCACGGTGAACCCCGGACAGTCGGCCTCCACCACCCTCACCATCACGCCCCAGAACGGCTTTAGCGGCACGGTGAACCTGAGCCTGCAAAGCCCCCCCGAGGGTGTCTCGCTGAGCCCATCCAGTGTCAGCGTGTCAGGCAGCGGAGCCCAGAGCGTCGCTCTGGAAATCCAGACCACCGGCGCGACCCCCCTCCAGACCCACAGCCTTACGCTGCAAGCCAGCCAGGGCAACTTTGGGGCTTCTGCGAGCTTCGAGCTAAACGTGGTGGCAGCCCCTCAGCCCAACTTCAGCATCGTCCTGAACCCCACGTCGGGTACGGTGGTGCAAGGGGGTTCGCCGGCCTCGGCAACCCTCACCATCACGCCCCAAAATAACTTTAGCGGCCCAGTGAACCTGAGCCTGCAAAGCCCGCCGGAGGGCGTGACGGTCTCGCCCGCCAGCGTGACCGTCTCGGGGCCTAACCCGCAGGACTTCACGCTGAGCTTTAGCACCACCGGCGCGACCCCGACCGGCCCCAATGCTCTTACCCTGGTTGCTACCCAGGGCAGCCTGAGTAAAACCGCCAGCTTTGACCTGACCGTGACCTCGTTCAACATCTCTTTGAGCAAGTCCGGCACTATGCGGGCCCAGGGGCAGAGCTTCTCGGACTTCGACCTTACCCTCACGCCGGTGGCAGGGTTTAGTGGAACTGTGGCCCTGAGCCTGCAATCGCCCCCCAGCGGCATCAGCATTGGCCCCGCCAGCCTGACCGCTTCCGGCCCCGTGACCCTTTCGGTAGCCCGAACCGTGCCGGAGGGGGTCTACAACCTCACCGTGCAGGCCAGCAGTGGGGGCCTGACCCGCACGGCGCCCCTAACCTTGCGGGTGTTGCGGGTCAACACCCTGGTAGCGGGTGGGTACTTCAGTGCGGCGGTCAAGCCCAACGGCGAGGTCTGGTCGTGGGGCGACAACACCTACGGCCAACTTGGGCGCATAACCACCGGCACCAGCGACAGTACACCGGCCTGGGTAGCGCCGACCAACGATGTGGTCTCGCTATCTCTGGGCGAGTATCACGCACTAGCGCTACTGCAAGATGGTGGGGTGCGGGCAGTAGGTCGGGACGACTACGGCCAGCTTGGGGATGGTGCAACCGACTCGAGCGGCACCAACAGTGCGCCCAACATCGTCACTCCCAGCCTACCGAGCGGGGCGAAGGCAGTGGCGGTGGAAGCCGGGCGCTACTACTCGCTGGCGCTGCTTTCCGACGGTACAGTGTATGCCTGGGGTCGGAACGATGTAGGCCAGCTTGGCATTGGCAACACCACCACGCCCCAACCCTCGCCGGTTTTGATCTCGGGCCTGACCGATGTAATTGCGCTGGCGGCAGGCGACGACCATACCCTGGCCCTCAAGTCGGATGGCAGCATTTGGGCTTGGGGTGACAACCCCAACGGCGAGCTGGGCACCGGCAACAACAACCCCTACACCAATCCTGTGCTGCTGGCTGGAATCACCGCGAAAGCCATTGCTGCTGGGGGTAATCACTCGGTAGCCCTGCTGGCCGATGGCACAGTGCGTACCTGGGGCTTTAATAACCATGGGCAACTAGGTAACGGCTCGACCACCTCCAGCAACATTCCGGTACCCGTAACCGGCCTGTCGGACGTGGTCAGCATTTCTGCGGGCTACGAGTTTACGTTGGCTCTCCTGAGCAACGGTACAGTTAAGTCCTGGGGCGACGATTTCAGCTTCCAGCTTGGCAATGGAACCACTACCGGCGACCAGACCAGCCCGGTAGATGTGCTGGGTATTGACCCCGGCAGAACGGCCAGGGGGCTGGCAGCCGGTATTTTCCATGGCATGGCATTGTTAGATGATGGTTCCGTGGTGGCCTGGGGTAGCAACGTGGAGGGCCAGTTGGGCGATGGTACCAACAACTCCTCCGATGGGGCCAAACCCGCTTCCATCACCGGGGTACAGGTGCCCCCAGCACCCGCACCCTAG
- a CDS encoding glycine--tRNA ligase: MPAETLEELVSLCKRRGFIFPGSDIYGGLQGTYDYGPLGVELKNNLKAAWWKANVYERDDMEGLDASILTHRLVLFYSGHEATFSDPLVDNRVSKKRYRLDHLLKEQKPEVLEALSQAMGLHEGDNLAALVSRLLAEPEKAALAMNTTRVVDPADGAPGDWTPPRPFNMMFKTNIGPVADEDSYGYLRPETAQGIFINFKNVLDATARRLPFGIAQIGKAFRNEITPRNFIFRVREFEQMEIEYFVKPGTDEEWHQRWLETRLQWWEAQGIPRGQIRVLDVPKEDLSHYSKRTFDLMYNYPTLGYEEIEGIANRSDYDLGSHTKGQAELHIQARVLENHDSTAKLAVQDPETKQWFVPFVIEPSAGVDRGVLAILSEAYTREKLESGEERIVLKLKPHLAPIKVAVIPLAKNKEEITGYARRLKAELQALGFGRVLYEDTGNIGKAYRRHDEVGTPFCVTVDYDTIGKSQDGSTSLQDTVTVRDRDTMQQERVPVKELAQYLQERLRS, translated from the coding sequence ATGCCTGCCGAAACGCTGGAAGAACTGGTTAGCTTGTGCAAGCGCCGGGGGTTCATTTTTCCCGGCTCCGACATCTACGGGGGCCTGCAAGGCACCTACGACTACGGCCCTTTGGGGGTCGAACTCAAAAACAACCTCAAGGCTGCCTGGTGGAAGGCCAACGTCTACGAGCGTGACGACATGGAAGGCCTGGACGCCAGCATCCTGACCCACCGGCTGGTGCTCTTCTACTCGGGCCACGAGGCCACTTTCTCCGACCCCCTGGTGGACAACCGGGTCTCCAAAAAGCGCTACCGCCTCGATCACCTGCTCAAGGAGCAAAAACCCGAGGTGCTAGAGGCCCTCTCGCAGGCTATGGGCTTACACGAGGGCGACAACCTGGCGGCCCTGGTCTCGCGTCTGCTGGCCGAGCCGGAAAAGGCGGCCCTGGCCATGAACACCACCCGGGTAGTAGACCCCGCCGACGGTGCGCCGGGCGACTGGACACCCCCCCGGCCCTTCAACATGATGTTCAAAACCAACATCGGCCCCGTGGCCGACGAAGACTCCTATGGCTATCTGCGCCCCGAGACCGCCCAGGGGATTTTCATCAACTTCAAGAACGTGCTGGACGCCACCGCCCGGCGGTTGCCGTTTGGCATTGCCCAGATTGGCAAGGCCTTCCGCAACGAGATTACCCCCCGCAACTTCATCTTCCGGGTACGCGAGTTTGAGCAGATGGAGATCGAGTACTTTGTAAAGCCCGGCACCGATGAAGAATGGCACCAGCGCTGGCTCGAGACCCGCCTTCAGTGGTGGGAGGCCCAGGGAATCCCGCGCGGGCAGATCCGGGTGCTGGACGTGCCCAAAGAAGACCTCTCGCACTACTCCAAGCGCACCTTCGACCTGATGTACAACTACCCCACCCTGGGCTACGAGGAGATCGAGGGCATTGCCAACCGCAGCGACTACGACCTGGGCAGCCACACCAAGGGCCAGGCCGAGCTCCATATCCAGGCCCGGGTGCTGGAAAACCACGACTCCACCGCCAAACTGGCTGTCCAAGACCCCGAGACCAAGCAGTGGTTTGTGCCCTTTGTGATTGAGCCTTCCGCCGGCGTAGACCGGGGAGTGCTGGCCATCTTGTCCGAGGCCTACACCAGGGAAAAGCTGGAAAGTGGGGAAGAGCGCATCGTGCTGAAGCTCAAGCCGCACCTGGCCCCCATCAAGGTAGCGGTCATTCCGCTGGCCAAGAACAAGGAAGAAATTACCGGTTACGCCCGCCGCCTCAAGGCCGAACTGCAGGCCCTGGGTTTTGGCCGGGTGCTCTACGAGGACACCGGCAACATCGGCAAGGCTTACCGCCGCCACGACGAGGTGGGCACGCCCTTCTGCGTCACGGTAGACTACGACACCATCGGCAAAAGCCAGGACGGCAGCACCAGCCTGCAAGACACCGTGACGGTGCGCGACCGCGATACCATGCAGCAAGAGCGGGTGCCGGTGAAGGAGCTGGCGCAGTACCTACAAGAGCGCCTGCGGAGCTGA
- a CDS encoding ATP-dependent Clp protease ATP-binding subunit, which yields MNRYDDRARLVFHYAREEGSRLGHSMIGPEHLLLGLMREGGTAARILMEYGASLEAMRRMVEELVGRGEGSRTGEPPAITPRARRVMELAGAEARNMSSQVIGTEHILLGIIREGDGIAYRIMTHYAKDVDTIRWRVLSQAGEQTKEKAVATPFLDEYGRDLTKEAREGKLDPVIGRAEEINRVIQILARRTKNNPVLVGDPGVGKTAIVEGLAQAIVEGRVPPVLRGARIVSVDLAGVVAGTKYRGEFEERLRQIIEELKNAKVVAFIDELHTLIGAGGAEGTLDAANILKPPLSRGEIQVIGATTTGEYHRYIEKDAALERRFQPVIVLEPSPEETLEILKGLRPRYEAHHGVVIPDEILGLSVKIGIRSLPGRNFPDKAIDLIDEAASRVRLNDSLGLPVAVDEDGTPLVAREDIESVVDSWGGVYVDDKDDSKLFGLEEELNKRVIGQKEAVEALAAALRRSRVGLGGRTRVSASFLFVGSSGVGKTHLAKALAEVLFGSERALIRFDMSEFQEPHSISKLIGAPPGYVGYEQGGRLTEAVRRQPFSVVLLDEIEKAHPDIYNTFLQVLDEGRLTDGLGRTVDFRRVILIMTSNTGFNVGPAIGFTSREVDTESPLKAIFTPEFLDRLDEVIRFRSLSEPELVQVTQIMLEDIAKELESREKTVRFDPVVASWLVEQAPKQGSTRILRNLIREKIEDPLSLELLSRPGRTLFVTLKDGEIAFEEQELSLGLA from the coding sequence TTGAACAGGTACGACGACCGCGCCAGGTTGGTTTTTCACTATGCCAGGGAGGAAGGGAGCCGGCTGGGCCATAGCATGATCGGGCCGGAGCACCTGCTTCTGGGCCTGATGCGCGAGGGGGGAACCGCTGCGCGCATCCTGATGGAGTACGGCGCTAGCTTGGAGGCCATGCGTCGCATGGTCGAAGAACTGGTCGGACGGGGCGAGGGCAGCCGCACCGGCGAGCCCCCCGCCATCACTCCCCGCGCCCGGCGGGTTATGGAGCTGGCCGGTGCCGAAGCCCGCAACATGTCGAGCCAGGTGATCGGCACCGAGCACATCTTGTTGGGCATCATCCGCGAGGGCGACGGCATCGCCTACCGCATCATGACCCACTACGCCAAGGATGTGGACACCATCCGCTGGCGGGTGCTATCGCAAGCCGGCGAGCAGACCAAAGAAAAAGCGGTGGCCACGCCTTTCCTGGACGAATACGGGCGCGACCTGACCAAGGAGGCCCGCGAAGGCAAGCTCGACCCGGTGATTGGCAGAGCCGAGGAGATTAACCGGGTCATCCAGATTCTGGCCCGTCGCACCAAAAATAACCCCGTCTTGGTCGGCGACCCCGGCGTGGGCAAGACCGCCATCGTGGAAGGGTTGGCCCAGGCTATCGTGGAAGGGCGTGTGCCGCCGGTGCTGCGCGGGGCCCGCATCGTCTCGGTAGACCTGGCCGGGGTGGTGGCCGGCACCAAATACCGGGGTGAGTTCGAAGAACGCCTGCGGCAAATTATCGAAGAGCTCAAAAACGCCAAAGTGGTGGCTTTCATCGACGAGCTGCACACCCTGATCGGGGCCGGAGGGGCCGAGGGCACCCTGGACGCCGCCAACATCCTCAAGCCCCCCCTGAGCCGGGGCGAGATCCAGGTCATTGGCGCCACCACCACCGGCGAGTATCACCGCTACATCGAAAAGGATGCGGCCCTCGAGCGCCGCTTCCAGCCCGTGATTGTGTTGGAACCTAGCCCCGAGGAAACCCTGGAGATTTTGAAGGGTCTGCGGCCCCGCTACGAGGCCCACCACGGGGTGGTGATTCCGGACGAAATCCTGGGCCTCTCGGTCAAGATCGGGATTCGCAGCCTGCCCGGACGCAACTTCCCCGACAAGGCCATCGACCTGATCGACGAAGCGGCCAGCCGGGTGCGCCTCAACGACTCGCTGGGCCTGCCGGTAGCGGTAGACGAGGACGGCACCCCCCTGGTAGCCCGCGAAGACATCGAGAGTGTGGTGGACTCCTGGGGCGGCGTTTACGTGGACGACAAGGACGACAGCAAGCTCTTCGGCCTGGAAGAAGAGCTCAACAAACGGGTCATCGGCCAGAAAGAGGCCGTTGAGGCCCTAGCTGCAGCCCTCCGGCGCAGCCGGGTGGGCCTCGGTGGGCGCACCCGGGTCTCGGCCAGTTTCCTGTTTGTGGGCTCGTCGGGGGTGGGCAAAACCCACCTGGCCAAAGCCCTGGCCGAAGTGCTCTTCGGTTCGGAGCGGGCCCTGATCCGCTTCGATATGAGCGAGTTCCAGGAGCCTCACTCCATCTCCAAGCTCATTGGGGCCCCGCCGGGCTACGTGGGCTACGAGCAGGGAGGCCGTCTGACCGAGGCCGTGCGCCGTCAGCCTTTTAGCGTGGTGCTGCTCGACGAGATCGAAAAAGCGCACCCCGACATCTACAACACCTTCTTGCAGGTGCTGGATGAGGGCCGCCTCACCGACGGCCTGGGCCGTACGGTAGACTTCCGCCGGGTAATTTTGATTATGACCTCCAACACCGGCTTCAATGTGGGGCCGGCCATCGGCTTCACCAGCCGCGAGGTAGACACCGAAAGCCCCCTCAAGGCCATCTTCACCCCGGAGTTCCTCGACCGCCTCGACGAGGTGATTCGTTTCCGCAGCCTGAGCGAGCCCGAGCTGGTGCAGGTCACCCAGATTATGCTCGAGGACATTGCCAAAGAGCTCGAGTCCCGCGAAAAAACCGTCCGCTTCGACCCGGTGGTGGCCTCCTGGCTGGTCGAACAGGCCCCCAAACAAGGCAGCACCCGCATCCTGCGCAACCTGATTCGGGAGAAGATCGAAGACCCACTCTCGCTCGAGCTGCTCTCGCGCCCCGGTCGCACGCTCTTTGTAACCCTCAAGGACGGCGAAATCGCTTTCGAAGAGCAAGAGCTCAGCCTGGGTCTGGCCTAG
- a CDS encoding dihydrofolate reductase has protein sequence MARKIAFVVAMDRNRAIGRAGALPWHLPDDLKRFRALTLGKTVLMGRKTYESIGRPLPKRRNVVLTRDPAFGAEGVEVVHSLEEALQLDEELMVIGGGEIFALFLPLATHLHLTLVDTTVPDADTFFPPWNAAEWRETYRAYHPTDEQHAFGFSYIDLERA, from the coding sequence ATGGCCCGGAAGATTGCCTTTGTGGTGGCCATGGATCGAAACCGGGCCATTGGGCGGGCGGGCGCGCTGCCCTGGCACCTGCCCGACGACCTCAAGCGCTTCCGGGCCCTCACCTTGGGCAAGACCGTGCTGATGGGGCGCAAAACCTACGAGAGCATCGGGCGTCCCCTGCCCAAGCGGCGCAACGTGGTGCTCACCCGCGACCCTGCCTTCGGGGCCGAAGGCGTGGAGGTGGTGCACTCCCTGGAAGAGGCGCTACAGCTCGACGAGGAACTCATGGTGATTGGTGGGGGAGAGATCTTCGCCTTGTTCCTGCCCCTTGCAACCCACCTGCACCTGACCCTGGTGGATACCACCGTGCCTGATGCCGATACTTTTTTCCCGCCCTGGAACGCGGCAGAATGGCGCGAAACCTACCGGGCGTATCATCCTACGGACGAACAGCACGCTTTTGGATTCAGCTACATAGACCTCGAGCGCGCTTGA
- a CDS encoding thymidylate synthase gives MRQYHELMQYVLEHGVDKADRTGVGTRSVFGYQMRFDLSEGFPLVTTKKIHWKSVVYELLWFLRGETNIRFLRENGVSIWDEWADEAGELGPVYGKQWRSWEGANGQTIDQMAWVVEEIKRNPDSRRLVVSAWNVADLPRMALAPCHILFQFYVAQGRLSCQLYQRSADIFLGVPFNIASYSLLTLMIAQVTGLEPGEFVHTLGDAHLYQNHFEQARLQLSREPRPLPTVRLNPAITDLFAFTYDDIVLEGYHPHPRIAAPVAV, from the coding sequence ATGCGGCAGTACCACGAGCTGATGCAATACGTGCTCGAGCATGGGGTGGATAAGGCCGACCGTACCGGGGTGGGCACCCGCAGCGTTTTTGGTTACCAGATGCGCTTCGACCTCTCGGAAGGCTTTCCGCTGGTGACCACCAAAAAAATCCACTGGAAGAGCGTGGTGTACGAGCTATTGTGGTTTTTGCGGGGTGAGACCAACATCCGCTTCTTGCGCGAGAACGGGGTAAGCATCTGGGACGAGTGGGCCGACGAAGCAGGCGAGCTGGGGCCGGTGTACGGCAAGCAGTGGCGCAGCTGGGAAGGGGCAAACGGCCAGACCATAGACCAGATGGCCTGGGTGGTGGAGGAGATCAAACGCAACCCCGACTCGAGGCGGCTGGTGGTGAGCGCCTGGAACGTGGCCGACCTGCCCCGCATGGCCCTGGCCCCCTGCCACATCCTGTTTCAGTTCTACGTGGCCCAGGGGAGGCTGTCCTGCCAGCTTTACCAGCGCAGCGCCGACATCTTTTTGGGGGTGCCCTTCAACATTGCCTCGTACTCGCTGCTCACGCTGATGATAGCCCAGGTGACGGGCCTCGAGCCGGGGGAGTTCGTCCACACCCTGGGCGATGCCCACCTCTACCAGAACCACTTTGAGCAAGCCCGTTTGCAGCTCTCCCGCGAGCCCCGGCCCCTGCCCACCGTGCGGCTCAACCCGGCTATAACGGATTTGTTTGCCTTCACCTACGACGACATCGTGCTCGAGGGCTACCACCCCCACCCCCGCATTGCCGCCCCGGTGGCGGTCTGA